The proteins below are encoded in one region of Campylobacter rectus:
- a CDS encoding lactate racemase domain-containing protein, which translates to MQIPIAYGKEDVLHLRIDERNLLGVFNPNPVAKFDETALIAKALANPINQKSFDEFIAGDEKIVVIVNDGTRPTPTAKILKQIYPKIREKNKIFIIATGCHREGTLDEYEMIFSKEIYAEIRAKNEVHDHDSKHDEMVFLGESKNGTQMYLNKIVAEAKKVIVIGSVEPHYFAGYTGGRKAFLPGTASYESITQNHKLALSADAQALRLEGNPVHEDMIDAMKVLAHIDVFSIQTVLDSEHGVYYASAGDLNDSFYDCVKKADEVFCVNIPRKADIVISVAPYPMDVDLYQAQKALDNGKLALAQDGILIMVAKCRTGIGPKPFFDLMASADTPKKVLEKISAGFKLGYHKAAKMAEISLWAQTWAVSDLRDDEMRAVHLKPYHDLQKAVDDALAQKGADAKIIILPFGSMTVPKV; encoded by the coding sequence ATGCAGATCCCCATCGCATACGGCAAAGAGGACGTCCTTCATCTGCGGATAGACGAGAGAAACTTGCTCGGCGTTTTTAACCCCAACCCCGTGGCCAAATTTGACGAAACGGCGCTCATCGCAAAAGCTCTAGCAAATCCGATAAATCAAAAAAGCTTTGATGAGTTTATCGCGGGCGATGAAAAGATCGTCGTCATCGTAAACGACGGCACCCGCCCTACGCCGACGGCAAAAATTTTAAAGCAAATTTACCCGAAAATCCGTGAAAAAAATAAAATTTTCATCATCGCCACGGGCTGCCATAGAGAGGGTACGCTAGATGAGTACGAGATGATCTTCAGCAAAGAAATTTACGCGGAGATCAGAGCCAAAAACGAAGTTCACGATCACGACTCCAAGCACGACGAGATGGTCTTTTTAGGCGAGAGCAAAAACGGCACGCAGATGTATCTAAACAAAATCGTAGCCGAGGCTAAAAAAGTGATCGTCATAGGCTCGGTCGAGCCGCACTATTTCGCGGGTTACACGGGCGGCAGAAAGGCCTTTTTGCCGGGCACCGCGTCGTATGAGAGCATCACGCAAAACCATAAACTAGCTCTTAGCGCCGACGCGCAAGCTCTGCGTCTAGAGGGCAACCCCGTACACGAGGATATGATCGACGCGATGAAGGTTCTTGCGCATATCGACGTTTTTTCGATCCAGACGGTGCTTGACAGCGAGCACGGCGTGTATTACGCAAGCGCGGGCGATCTAAACGACAGCTTTTACGACTGCGTGAAAAAGGCCGACGAGGTGTTTTGCGTAAATATCCCGCGCAAGGCAGATATCGTGATCTCGGTCGCGCCATATCCGATGGACGTCGATCTCTACCAAGCGCAAAAAGCCCTAGATAACGGCAAACTAGCGCTCGCGCAGGACGGAATTTTAATAATGGTCGCAAAGTGCCGCACCGGCATCGGACCAAAGCCGTTTTTTGATCTGATGGCATCCGCGGATACGCCTAAAAAGGTGTTAGAAAAGATCAGCGCGGGCTTTAAGCTCGGCTATCACAAGGCCGCTAAAATGGCTGAAATCTCGCTCTGGGCGCAGACCTGGGCGGTGAGCGATCTAAGAGACGATGAGATGCGCGCCGTGCATCTAAAACCGTATCACGATCTGCAAAAGGCCGTGGACGATGCGCTCGCGCAAAAGGGCGCGGACGCCAAAATCATCATCCTGCCGTTTGGCTCGATGACGGTGCCTAAGGTCTAG
- a CDS encoding HEAT repeat domain-containing protein, protein MQKLDCHVSEWFGWMRERNEAAADHFKNCKIPYDESNLIEVLQSSQDKFDLLWATIALRELGTTRAISALKSIVKFKSLDVQGNAALTIAFLADGGENGFLASLLASKDYRAKFYAMTGILYKEDAAHSALPFVLEYSARATKGGKALAKTPCEGLDWLYLARYGSHLPRAQEIFDKINKNKEYVNENIFTALAGEFGQIFRTKFNKLI, encoded by the coding sequence ATGCAAAAGCTTGACTGCCACGTAAGCGAGTGGTTTGGGTGGATGAGAGAGCGTAATGAGGCCGCCGCGGACCACTTTAAAAACTGTAAAATTCCCTATGACGAGTCAAATTTGATAGAGGTTTTGCAAAGCTCGCAGGATAAATTTGATCTCCTTTGGGCTACTATCGCCTTGCGCGAGCTGGGCACGACGCGCGCGATATCCGCTCTAAAAAGCATCGTCAAATTTAAAAGCCTAGACGTGCAAGGCAATGCGGCTCTAACTATCGCGTTTTTAGCGGACGGCGGCGAGAACGGCTTTTTGGCGAGTTTGCTTGCTAGCAAAGACTACCGCGCGAAATTTTACGCGATGACGGGGATCTTATACAAAGAGGATGCGGCGCACTCGGCCTTGCCTTTTGTTTTGGAGTATTCGGCTAGGGCGACCAAAGGCGGCAAGGCGCTTGCTAAAACGCCGTGCGAAGGGCTAGACTGGCTCTATCTGGCCAGATACGGCTCGCATCTGCCCCGGGCGCAAGAAATTTTTGATAAGATCAATAAAAATAAGGAGTATGTGAATGAAAATATTTTTACAGCGCTTGCAGGGGAGTTTGGGCAAATTTTTAGAACAAAGTTTAATAAGCTAATTTAA
- the larC gene encoding nickel pincer cofactor biosynthesis protein LarC has product MAKILYYDASCGISGDMNLGALVELGVDFDYLCAELKKLNLAGEFKLVRKNVLKNGIAATKIDVVCAGERGKIPPGLSSGKFYSNRLSGVKFEADRCENIRQSTHAKFHSHSRNLGQILKLVETSQLSAFVKDMAGKIFKQIAIAEAKMHGVSVWDVHFHEVGAIDSIVDVVGAAICIEALGVPQIFTSQIELGGGFVHCAHGKLAVPAPATAEILRGASVSLGRADFEMATPTGAAILKVCARNLSDTDHREAPQNFKILSVGYGAGDKDAAGFANVLRVMLCETDEERGEGGERNLGARPGYGEVCKQILISTNIDDIDAESFALACEILRENGALDVFSRSIFMKKGRMGFELNALCRKQDAQNLKDLIFTHTTAIGVREIEVAKTELKREFARVQTKFGEIGLKISGSGQTQKAKPEFDECKAAALAHGTTIERVRKEALKIYDETRKTRG; this is encoded by the coding sequence TTGGCTAAAATTTTATATTACGACGCGAGCTGCGGCATTAGCGGCGATATGAATTTAGGCGCGCTGGTGGAGCTTGGAGTGGATTTTGACTATCTTTGCGCCGAGCTAAAGAAGTTAAATTTAGCCGGCGAATTTAAGCTCGTGCGCAAAAACGTGCTAAAAAACGGCATCGCCGCGACAAAAATCGACGTCGTTTGCGCCGGGGAGCGGGGCAAGATTCCACCCGGGCTTTCTAGCGGTAAATTTTACTCGAACAGACTTTCGGGCGTTAAATTTGAAGCGGATAGATGCGAAAATATAAGGCAAAGCACGCACGCTAAATTTCACTCGCACTCCCGAAACCTCGGTCAAATTTTAAAGCTCGTCGAAACCTCGCAACTAAGCGCGTTCGTTAAAGATATGGCCGGCAAAATTTTTAAACAGATCGCGATCGCCGAAGCTAAAATGCACGGCGTAAGCGTATGGGACGTGCATTTTCACGAGGTCGGCGCGATAGACTCTATCGTCGATGTGGTAGGTGCGGCGATCTGCATCGAAGCCCTTGGCGTTCCGCAAATTTTTACCTCGCAAATCGAGCTTGGAGGTGGATTTGTGCACTGCGCCCACGGTAAGCTAGCCGTGCCGGCCCCCGCGACGGCTGAGATTTTACGCGGAGCAAGCGTTAGCCTCGGGAGAGCGGATTTTGAGATGGCGACGCCGACGGGAGCTGCGATCTTAAAGGTCTGCGCGCGAAATTTAAGCGACACAGATCACCGTGAAGCGCCGCAAAATTTTAAAATTTTATCCGTAGGCTACGGCGCGGGCGACAAAGATGCCGCGGGCTTTGCAAACGTGCTTCGAGTGATGCTTTGCGAAACCGATGAGGAGCGCGGCGAAGGGGGCGAGCGAAATTTAGGCGCACGCCCTGGCTACGGCGAGGTTTGCAAGCAAATTTTAATCTCCACGAACATCGACGATATTGACGCCGAGAGCTTTGCGCTTGCGTGCGAAATTCTGCGCGAAAACGGTGCGCTGGACGTCTTTAGCAGGTCTATTTTTATGAAAAAGGGGCGCATGGGCTTTGAGCTAAACGCGCTGTGCCGCAAACAGGACGCGCAAAATTTAAAGGATCTGATATTTACGCACACGACAGCGATCGGCGTTCGCGAGATAGAGGTTGCTAAAACCGAGCTAAAGCGCGAGTTTGCGCGGGTGCAGACGAAATTCGGCGAGATAGGACTTAAGATTTCTGGCAGCGGCCAAACGCAAAAGGCAAAACCGGAATTTGACGAGTGCAAGGCCGCGGCGCTCGCGCACGGCACGACGATCGAGCGGGTGCGAAAAGAGGCGCTGAAAATCTATGACGAAACTAGAAAAACTAGAGGCTGA
- the rpmA gene encoding 50S ribosomal protein L27 has product MAHKKGQGSTQNNRDSIGRRLGVKKFGGEFVRAGNIIIRQRGTATHAGSNVGLGKDHTIFALIDGFVKFERLDKNRKKVSVYPAA; this is encoded by the coding sequence ATGGCACACAAAAAAGGTCAAGGCTCAACCCAGAATAACCGAGATTCCATCGGACGACGCTTAGGCGTTAAAAAATTCGGCGGCGAATTCGTTCGCGCGGGCAACATCATCATCCGCCAGCGCGGTACCGCTACTCACGCGGGCAGCAACGTCGGTCTAGGCAAAGATCACACGATTTTCGCGCTAATCGACGGTTTTGTTAAATTCGAAAGACTAGATAAAAACAGGAAAAAAGTTTCGGTTTATCCTGCTGCGTAA
- the larB gene encoding nickel pincer cofactor biosynthesis protein LarB: MTKDEALNFIRAVKSGEKSEREAIELLRDFPFSDVGCAKIDTQRALRNGAGEVIYGEGKTDDEILRIAEAIGARGQNILITRTNERVFKRLREILPQAEFNARGRVISVKFSKPALTQSYIAIVSAGTADGAVVEEAYETARFLGNDVRKFSDAGVAGLHRLIANLEQIRGAKVVIAVAGMEGALASVLAGLVRVPVIAVPTSVGYGASFGGLAALLAMLNSCANGVSVVNIDNGFGAAYNASLINHL; this comes from the coding sequence ATGACGAAAGATGAGGCTTTAAATTTTATCCGCGCCGTAAAATCGGGCGAAAAGAGCGAGCGCGAAGCAATAGAGCTCTTGCGCGATTTTCCTTTTAGCGATGTGGGCTGCGCCAAGATCGACACTCAGCGCGCCCTGCGAAACGGCGCGGGCGAGGTGATCTACGGCGAGGGCAAAACCGATGATGAAATTTTACGCATCGCAGAGGCGATCGGCGCGAGAGGGCAAAATATCCTGATCACGCGCACGAACGAGCGGGTTTTCAAGCGGCTGCGCGAAATCTTGCCGCAGGCGGAGTTTAACGCTCGCGGCCGCGTCATCAGCGTCAAATTTAGCAAGCCCGCGCTCACGCAAAGCTACATCGCGATAGTATCTGCCGGCACCGCCGACGGCGCTGTAGTGGAGGAGGCGTACGAGACGGCGAGATTTCTAGGCAACGACGTGCGTAAATTTAGCGACGCGGGCGTGGCGGGACTGCATAGGCTGATCGCAAATTTAGAGCAGATACGCGGCGCAAAGGTCGTGATCGCGGTAGCCGGCATGGAGGGCGCGCTAGCTAGCGTGCTTGCAGGCCTCGTGAGAGTGCCCGTGATCGCAGTGCCCACCAGCGTAGGATACGGAGCGAGCTTCGGCGGGCTGGCGGCGCTGCTAGCGATGCTAAACAGCTGCGCAAACGGCGTTAGCGTCGTTAATATCGACAATGGCTTCGGCGCCGCGTATAACGCGAGCCTGATAAATCATCTCTAA
- the obgE gene encoding GTPase ObgE, which produces MFIDSVNLTLSSGHGGAGSVSFRREKHVILGGPDGGDGGDGGDVYFVADNNTHTLAAYKGKKALRAQNGEAGMGRRMHGKRGEHLELIVPPGTAVLDAETGELLCDLTSQGQRELFLKGGKGGLGNVHFKSSINQAPEYAQKGLEGETREVRLELKLIADVGLVGFPNVGKSTLISTVSNAKPQIANYEFTTLTPKLGLVEVDEYSGFVMADIPGITLGASEGRGLGVQFLKHVERTKILLFMLDLANYRSLEEQFDALRAETAKFSGELAKRDYAIALTRADAAENLQEKFDAFLAHLGLAAGKNGDEILKPNAGETGSNLNAEPSEISKFSAGNGDAYQSANNADQNANEAESNSAAQNAKFNGSIYKQDIYEFDSAKPFFVMPISSATGQNINELKFKLLELLRRK; this is translated from the coding sequence ATGTTTATAGATAGCGTAAATTTAACCCTAAGCTCGGGTCACGGCGGGGCCGGATCGGTGAGCTTTCGCCGCGAAAAACACGTGATTTTAGGCGGACCGGACGGCGGCGACGGCGGCGACGGAGGCGATGTGTATTTCGTCGCCGACAACAACACCCACACGCTGGCGGCCTATAAAGGCAAAAAGGCCTTGCGCGCGCAAAACGGTGAGGCGGGTATGGGGCGCAGGATGCACGGCAAAAGAGGCGAGCATCTCGAGCTTATCGTGCCTCCGGGCACCGCGGTGCTAGATGCAGAGACGGGCGAGCTACTTTGCGACCTGACTAGCCAGGGGCAGCGCGAGCTGTTTTTAAAAGGCGGCAAAGGCGGGCTTGGCAACGTGCATTTTAAAAGCTCGATCAACCAAGCTCCCGAATATGCACAAAAAGGCCTAGAGGGCGAAACGCGCGAGGTGCGGCTGGAGCTAAAACTCATCGCCGACGTGGGGCTCGTGGGCTTTCCAAACGTAGGTAAAAGCACGCTAATCTCGACCGTCTCAAACGCTAAACCCCAGATCGCAAACTACGAATTTACCACGCTCACGCCAAAGCTCGGCCTCGTCGAGGTTGACGAATACAGCGGCTTTGTCATGGCCGATATCCCGGGCATTACCCTTGGCGCTAGCGAAGGACGCGGGCTTGGCGTGCAGTTTTTAAAACACGTCGAGCGCACTAAAATTTTACTTTTTATGCTCGATCTTGCGAACTACCGTAGCCTTGAGGAGCAGTTTGACGCGCTGCGGGCCGAGACGGCGAAATTTTCAGGAGAGCTTGCAAAAAGAGACTACGCGATCGCTCTAACTCGCGCGGACGCGGCTGAAAATTTGCAGGAAAAATTTGACGCGTTTTTAGCACATTTGGGGCTTGCGGCAGGTAAAAACGGCGACGAAATTTTAAAACCAAATGCCGGCGAGACGGGTTCAAATTTAAATGCCGAGCCGAGCGAAATTTCTAAATTTAGCGCCGGAAACGGCGACGCATATCAGAGCGCAAACAACGCGGATCAAAATGCAAACGAGGCGGAGTCAAATTCTGCCGCACAAAACGCTAAATTTAACGGCTCGATCTACAAGCAAGATATTTATGAATTTGACTCCGCTAAGCCGTTTTTCGTAATGCCGATCTCCTCGGCGACGGGACAAAATATAAACGAGCTAAAATTTAAGCTGCTTGAGCTGCTAAGGAGAAAGTAA
- the larE gene encoding ATP-dependent sacrificial sulfur transferase LarE, whose protein sequence is MTKLEKLEADLRGLGELAVAFSGGADSSLLLRAAHGALDARAIGITIRSPYMSSREIAEAVEFARAYGIRHEILELGVAEGIKNNPENRCYLCKKAVFSRLIERARELGFSRVADGTNRDDLGEYRPGLKAKEELGVLSPLINLTKSEIRELSRELGLPTAEKPGYACLLTRLPHGREIDPHELNLIEAAENLLIANGYANVRARCDRKNIKLQMPFSSMRDFLNDAKFKSVVRQLLTLGAADVTLDLKGLREDVLHERG, encoded by the coding sequence ATGACGAAACTAGAAAAACTAGAGGCTGATCTGCGCGGGCTTGGTGAACTCGCGGTCGCATTTAGCGGCGGCGCGGACAGCTCGCTGCTGCTGCGTGCGGCACACGGCGCGCTGGATGCACGAGCGATCGGCATAACGATAAGATCGCCATATATGTCGTCTCGCGAGATCGCGGAAGCCGTGGAATTTGCCCGCGCTTACGGCATCAGGCACGAAATTTTAGAGCTAGGCGTCGCGGAGGGGATCAAAAACAACCCAGAAAACCGCTGCTATCTGTGCAAAAAGGCGGTATTTTCGCGCCTGATCGAGCGCGCCCGTGAGCTTGGCTTTAGCCGCGTCGCAGACGGCACGAACCGCGATGATCTAGGCGAATATCGCCCGGGACTCAAAGCAAAAGAGGAGCTGGGCGTACTCTCGCCGCTGATAAATTTAACTAAATCCGAGATCCGCGAGCTATCGCGCGAGCTGGGCTTACCCACCGCCGAAAAGCCCGGCTACGCGTGCTTGCTAACGCGCCTGCCGCATGGGCGCGAGATCGACCCGCACGAGCTAAATTTGATCGAAGCCGCGGAAAATCTACTCATCGCAAATGGCTACGCAAACGTCCGCGCGCGGTGCGACCGCAAAAATATAAAGCTGCAAATGCCCTTTTCTAGCATGCGAGACTTCCTAAACGACGCGAAATTTAAAAGCGTCGTTAGACAGCTCTTGACGCTTGGCGCGGCGGATGTAACGCTCGATCTAAAGGGGCTTCGAGAGGATGTTTTGCATGAGAGAGGATGA
- a CDS encoding anaerobic C4-dicarboxylate transporter, translated as MEFLTSLSESTQFTLQLIVVLGCLFYGAKKGGMALGVLGGIGLVILVFAFGMKPGKPAVDVILTILAVVVASSTLQAAGGLDVMLQIAEKALRKNPKFVCILAPLCGWTLTVLCGTGHTVYTLLPIIYDVSIKSAIRPERPLAATTVSSQLAIIASPVSVAGVSMVAVLLGTGTVHIDGFSSYVDLLKVTIPSTFIGMLIIGTYSIFRGKDLDKDPEFQELIKDPEQKKYVYGSDESHSLIGVKLPTKQWNVMWIFLATIAVVAILGYYKQLRPSWASNVPGKSIEIVVDKKVVQNITVKDGQVVSTVDGSKVVSNVKDNKVKDATKFTNVEVLDKDKKVTQSFMLQGGNVVIAKEGKTETVANASIVVKDTMKKTAPLGMVHTIQIFMLLAASIMMIYSGIKAAKIAQNEIFHSGMVALVAIYGISWMADTMFNSHIEMLKGSLGEVMKAYPWMYIIVGMLISKFLNSQAAAAATFVPLAVQIGVNPGIIIAFATACYGYFILPTYPSDLAAIQFDRSGTTKIGKYVINHSFIIPGLIGVFSSCAVGWVLASLYGFIK; from the coding sequence ATGGAATTCCTAACCAGTTTGAGTGAAAGCACGCAGTTTACTCTCCAACTAATCGTAGTGCTCGGATGTTTATTCTACGGCGCTAAAAAAGGCGGTATGGCGCTTGGAGTTTTAGGCGGCATCGGCCTTGTTATCTTGGTATTTGCATTCGGTATGAAGCCTGGCAAACCCGCAGTAGACGTTATCCTCACGATTCTAGCCGTCGTCGTGGCTAGCTCCACGCTGCAAGCCGCGGGCGGTCTTGACGTTATGCTTCAGATAGCGGAAAAAGCGCTAAGGAAAAATCCTAAATTTGTTTGTATCCTAGCTCCTCTTTGCGGCTGGACGCTAACCGTTCTATGCGGCACCGGACACACGGTTTATACGTTACTCCCGATCATTTACGATGTATCTATCAAAAGTGCCATCCGTCCGGAAAGACCGCTGGCTGCGACTACCGTCTCCTCTCAGCTAGCCATCATCGCTAGTCCGGTTTCGGTCGCAGGCGTATCTATGGTCGCCGTTTTGCTAGGCACCGGCACCGTTCATATCGACGGCTTTTCTAGCTACGTGGATTTGCTAAAAGTCACTATCCCATCCACTTTTATCGGTATGCTCATTATCGGCACATATTCGATTTTTAGAGGCAAAGACCTGGATAAAGACCCTGAATTCCAAGAGCTTATCAAAGACCCTGAGCAGAAAAAATACGTCTACGGCTCGGACGAGTCTCACTCTCTCATCGGCGTTAAGCTTCCTACTAAGCAATGGAACGTGATGTGGATATTCCTCGCTACTATCGCGGTCGTGGCGATTTTGGGCTATTATAAGCAGCTTCGTCCTAGCTGGGCTAGCAATGTCCCCGGCAAATCTATCGAAATCGTAGTCGATAAAAAAGTAGTTCAAAACATCACCGTAAAAGACGGCCAAGTAGTCTCCACCGTAGATGGTAGCAAAGTCGTCTCAAACGTAAAAGACAACAAAGTAAAAGACGCTACTAAATTTACGAACGTAGAAGTTCTGGATAAAGACAAAAAAGTAACTCAAAGCTTTATGCTTCAAGGCGGCAACGTAGTCATCGCTAAAGAGGGTAAAACCGAAACCGTCGCAAACGCTAGCATCGTGGTAAAAGATACTATGAAAAAGACCGCGCCTCTTGGTATGGTCCATACGATCCAAATTTTTATGCTTTTAGCTGCGTCCATTATGATGATCTACTCAGGTATCAAAGCTGCCAAGATCGCTCAAAACGAGATCTTTCACAGCGGTATGGTAGCACTTGTAGCGATCTACGGTATCAGCTGGATGGCCGATACTATGTTTAACTCGCATATCGAGATGCTAAAAGGCTCGCTAGGGGAGGTGATGAAGGCCTATCCTTGGATGTATATCATCGTGGGTATGCTTATCTCTAAATTTCTAAATTCTCAAGCCGCAGCCGCCGCGACCTTTGTGCCGCTTGCCGTTCAGATCGGCGTAAATCCGGGCATCATCATCGCATTTGCTACCGCTTGCTACGGATACTTCATCCTTCCTACCTATCCGAGCGACCTTGCGGCGATACAGTTTGACCGCTCCGGCACGACCAAGATCGGCAAATACGTCATCAACCACAGCTTCATCATCCCCGGCCTTATCGGCGTGTTTAGTTCATGCGCAGTGGGTTGGGTGCTAGCAAGCTTATACGGATTTATTAAATAA
- the rplU gene encoding 50S ribosomal protein L21, protein MSKYAIFRHGGKQYRVSEGEYLKLDHFSAEAKSSVEITDVLCVNDGEVKVGAPFVKGAKVVLEVVNEGKDKKVVIYKKRRRKDSKLKRGFRRQFTRVKVVSIAA, encoded by the coding sequence ATGTCAAAATACGCTATATTTAGGCACGGCGGCAAGCAGTATCGCGTCAGCGAAGGCGAATATCTTAAGCTTGACCATTTCAGTGCCGAAGCAAAATCATCAGTCGAGATTACGGACGTTTTGTGCGTAAACGACGGTGAAGTAAAGGTAGGCGCGCCGTTCGTAAAGGGTGCGAAAGTCGTTCTTGAAGTCGTAAACGAGGGCAAGGATAAAAAAGTCGTTATTTACAAAAAACGCAGACGCAAAGACTCAAAACTAAAACGCGGTTTTAGAAGACAGTTTACACGCGTAAAAGTCGTAAGTATCGCAGCTTAA
- the flhB gene encoding flagellar biosynthesis protein FlhB produces the protein MAGEDQEKTEEPTSKKIEDARKDGNVPKSQDLAGFVTIAVAIFVVVALLGFIKDQFFMLYNYYQDLIGQEFTRKLLFSVTIITIFRTLLIILPIAVCIAIAGVFANLMQFGFIFTTKPLEPNLNKINPLKGLKNLFSLKKLIDGIKMILKVTAVFTVGFLMFLSFIKELPHTLFFSMAAQLAWLKEKMLILAAVMLIVMFIIGLLDVLIVRFQYFRDLRMSKQEIKDEYKQMEGDPQVKGRIRQLQMRAARNRMMQNIPQADVIITNPTHYAVALRYDKTKEKAPVILAKGVDFLALRIKQIGVQNNVKIVENPPLARELYKMCEVNDMIPAELFRAVAEVLSFVYMSDKQKFGDRLK, from the coding sequence ATGGCAGGCGAAGACCAAGAAAAGACCGAAGAACCCACCTCCAAAAAGATCGAAGACGCGCGCAAGGACGGCAATGTCCCCAAAAGCCAAGACCTCGCGGGCTTCGTGACTATCGCGGTCGCGATCTTTGTCGTAGTGGCGCTTCTTGGCTTCATCAAAGATCAGTTTTTTATGCTGTATAACTACTACCAGGACCTCATCGGTCAGGAATTCACGCGCAAGCTGCTCTTTAGCGTCACGATCATAACGATATTTCGCACGCTGCTCATCATCCTGCCCATCGCCGTTTGTATCGCGATCGCGGGCGTCTTCGCCAACCTTATGCAGTTTGGATTTATATTTACAACCAAGCCCTTGGAGCCGAATTTAAATAAAATCAACCCGTTAAAAGGGCTCAAAAATCTCTTTTCGCTCAAAAAGCTGATAGACGGCATCAAAATGATACTCAAAGTCACGGCGGTTTTTACTGTCGGATTTTTGATGTTTCTAAGCTTCATCAAAGAGCTGCCGCACACGCTGTTTTTCTCGATGGCGGCGCAACTGGCGTGGCTAAAAGAAAAGATGCTGATTTTAGCTGCCGTGATGCTCATCGTGATGTTTATCATCGGGCTTCTTGACGTACTGATCGTGCGTTTTCAGTATTTTCGCGACCTAAGAATGAGCAAGCAGGAGATCAAGGACGAGTACAAACAGATGGAGGGCGACCCGCAGGTAAAAGGTCGCATCCGCCAGCTGCAAATGCGAGCCGCGCGCAACAGAATGATGCAAAATATCCCGCAAGCAGACGTCATCATCACTAACCCGACCCACTACGCCGTCGCGCTTCGCTACGATAAAACAAAGGAAAAAGCGCCCGTGATCCTAGCTAAGGGCGTGGATTTTCTAGCGCTTCGCATCAAGCAAATCGGAGTGCAAAACAACGTCAAGATCGTCGAAAATCCGCCGCTAGCGCGCGAGCTATATAAGATGTGCGAGGTAAACGATATGATCCCCGCAGAGCTCTTTCGAGCCGTCGCCGAGGTGCTAAGCTTCGTTTATATGAGCGACAAACAAAAATTCGGCGATAGGCTGAAGTGA
- a CDS encoding cytochrome-c peroxidase gives MKFKAVALCTVALAASLSAENLIQDALDAGLVAIPSDPKALTKAINEASPDADKFPTTMAAYELGKRLYFDPRLSKSGIISCNTCHNLGLGGADGVPASTGHKWTPNPHHVNAPTVYNSVFNSVQFWDGRAAHLAAQAAGPMTAEPEMASTPELVVGRLKSIPAYVNEFKKAFNSEINFDLVTTAIGIFERTLVTPSRFDKFLEGDVNALNDVEKKGLKTFIDKGCATCHNGINLGGTLQPFEVTGKYEFANVGDFKGDENGLVKAPTLRNVELTAPYFHNGAVWSLSDAVKMMGSVQLGIEINDKEAADIVTFLNSLTGKMPKVEYPSFPASTDKTSKPELDY, from the coding sequence ATGAAATTTAAAGCTGTCGCATTATGCACGGTAGCGTTAGCAGCCTCGCTTAGTGCCGAAAATCTAATCCAAGACGCGCTAGATGCGGGTCTAGTCGCTATCCCTAGCGATCCTAAAGCGCTTACGAAAGCGATAAACGAGGCGTCCCCTGATGCCGATAAATTCCCTACCACTATGGCTGCTTACGAGCTTGGTAAAAGGCTTTATTTTGATCCTAGGCTATCAAAATCCGGCATAATCAGCTGTAACACCTGCCACAACCTAGGTCTCGGCGGAGCCGACGGAGTACCCGCATCTACCGGTCACAAATGGACCCCGAATCCTCACCATGTAAACGCCCCGACGGTCTATAACTCCGTATTTAACTCGGTGCAGTTTTGGGACGGCAGAGCCGCTCACTTAGCCGCTCAGGCTGCCGGACCTATGACGGCAGAGCCCGAGATGGCCTCTACTCCGGAGCTAGTCGTGGGTAGGCTAAAATCGATCCCCGCTTACGTTAATGAGTTTAAAAAAGCGTTTAACAGCGAGATAAATTTTGATTTAGTAACGACTGCGATAGGGATTTTTGAAAGAACGCTCGTAACTCCGTCAAGATTTGACAAATTTTTAGAAGGCGACGTTAATGCGCTAAACGACGTCGAGAAAAAAGGCCTAAAAACCTTTATCGATAAAGGTTGCGCTACGTGTCATAACGGCATAAATTTAGGCGGTACTTTGCAGCCGTTTGAGGTTACGGGTAAATACGAATTCGCAAACGTAGGCGACTTTAAAGGCGACGAAAACGGGCTCGTCAAAGCTCCTACGCTACGCAACGTAGAGCTAACGGCTCCGTATTTTCACAACGGCGCGGTTTGGTCTTTGAGCGATGCGGTTAAGATGATGGGCAGCGTGCAGCTGGGTATCGAAATCAACGATAAAGAAGCCGCCGATATCGTGACGTTTTTAAATTCTCTAACGGGCAAAATGCCTAAAGTAGAGTATCCGTCCTTCCCGGCATCTACTGATAAAACATCAAAACCCGAGCTTGACTACTAA